The following coding sequences lie in one Maribacter forsetii DSM 18668 genomic window:
- a CDS encoding PH domain-containing protein, giving the protein MGLLNKILGNASEVSTEQLLQKYGRLLVEGEQIELGFSLLRDVFMFTDKRLILIDIQGITGSKVEYKSLPYKNISRFSLETSGTFDLDAELKIWISSENVPSVSKKFNKSIDVYEVQRYLANKVM; this is encoded by the coding sequence ATGGGCTTATTGAACAAAATATTAGGTAACGCTAGCGAAGTTTCTACAGAGCAATTATTACAAAAATATGGAAGATTACTTGTTGAAGGTGAACAAATAGAACTGGGCTTTTCTTTACTGCGAGATGTTTTTATGTTTACTGATAAACGATTAATATTGATAGATATACAGGGCATTACAGGGAGTAAAGTGGAATACAAGTCTTTACCTTATAAAAATATCTCAAGATTTTCTTTAGAGACTTCAGGAACTTTTGATTTGGATGCCGAATTAAAAATCTGGATATCAAGTGAAAATGTACCTAGTGTAAGTAAAAAATTCAATAAGAGTATTGATGTTTATGAAGTACAGCGCTATTTGGCAAATAAGGTTATGTAA
- a CDS encoding acylase — MNRIIYLLVFVLVLSCKTDKPEKGEIEKWEAQAANVEIIRDDFGVPHIYGKTDADAVFGLLYAQCEDDFNRVEQNYIWATGRLAEVDGEEALYSDLRAKLFMTEEEAKANYEKSPAWLKELCDAFADGINYYLYTHPKVKPRLLTHFEPWMPMYFSEGSIGGDIERISTKKIAAFYESDMELPKMEAIKLKKEKEVEEPQGSNGIAISGTLTQSGNPLLLINPHTSFYFRGEVHVVSEEGLNAYGAVTWGQFFVYQGFNEKTGWMHTSTYTDVMDEFKETIVKNDDNLFYQYGEELRSVQSSEIVLKYLDGKKLKEKKYPAYRTHHGPITHVAEGQWTASAMMWEPVKALEQSFIRTKQNGYKGFREMMDIRTNSSNNTVYADAEGNIAYFHGNYVPKRDVQFDYTEPVDGSNPKTDWQGLHTVDENILVLNPENGWIQNCNSTPYTSALEFSPMKEDYPNYMSKDQENFRGVHAIELLTDRKGYTVDSLIQLAHDPYLPAFKALIPGLVKTYYSNDDQNPKLREPIKILEDWDYTTGEDQVAMTLAHFYGTAMGKRAKHPENISDMERMTYFGTHTEESLKIFEEVIDQLTADFVTWNIPWGEVNRYQRITGDIIQKFDDSKPSIPIGFASGRWGALAAYGARYTTEGAKKIYGTRGNSFVAVVEFGDSVKAKSMLAGGQSGDPSSPHFDDQIIRYKNVDWKEVPYYREDVLKRAEETYVPGKR; from the coding sequence ATGAACAGAATTATTTATTTGCTAGTATTTGTATTGGTTTTATCGTGTAAGACAGATAAGCCAGAGAAGGGTGAAATAGAAAAGTGGGAAGCCCAAGCTGCGAATGTTGAAATCATACGAGACGATTTTGGAGTACCTCATATTTATGGTAAGACAGATGCCGATGCCGTTTTTGGTTTGTTATATGCCCAATGCGAAGATGATTTTAATCGCGTAGAACAAAACTATATTTGGGCAACAGGTAGGTTGGCAGAAGTAGATGGTGAAGAAGCGTTGTATAGTGATTTACGTGCGAAGCTATTTATGACAGAAGAAGAGGCTAAAGCAAATTATGAAAAAAGTCCCGCTTGGTTGAAAGAATTATGTGATGCATTTGCTGACGGTATCAATTACTATTTATACACTCACCCTAAAGTAAAACCAAGATTATTGACTCATTTTGAACCATGGATGCCCATGTACTTTAGTGAAGGTTCAATTGGTGGAGATATTGAGCGTATTTCAACAAAAAAGATTGCTGCTTTTTATGAAAGTGATATGGAATTGCCGAAAATGGAGGCGATAAAGCTGAAAAAAGAAAAAGAAGTAGAAGAACCACAAGGATCTAACGGTATAGCTATTTCAGGTACATTGACCCAATCTGGTAATCCGTTGTTATTGATAAATCCGCATACCTCATTTTACTTTAGGGGAGAAGTTCATGTAGTTTCTGAGGAAGGATTAAATGCTTATGGAGCGGTAACTTGGGGTCAGTTTTTCGTATATCAAGGTTTTAATGAAAAAACCGGATGGATGCATACATCGACCTATACAGATGTCATGGATGAATTCAAGGAGACAATAGTTAAGAACGATGATAATTTATTCTATCAATACGGAGAAGAATTACGATCCGTACAATCATCTGAGATAGTGTTGAAATATTTGGACGGAAAAAAGTTGAAAGAGAAAAAATACCCGGCATATAGAACCCACCACGGACCAATAACACACGTTGCCGAAGGGCAATGGACGGCATCTGCCATGATGTGGGAACCGGTAAAAGCATTAGAGCAATCATTCATCCGCACAAAGCAAAATGGTTATAAAGGTTTTAGGGAAATGATGGATATCCGTACCAATTCCAGCAACAATACAGTGTATGCAGATGCGGAAGGAAACATCGCTTATTTTCATGGTAATTACGTTCCAAAACGAGATGTTCAATTTGATTATACAGAACCGGTTGATGGTAGTAATCCTAAAACAGATTGGCAAGGTTTGCATACGGTAGATGAAAATATCTTAGTTCTCAACCCGGAAAATGGATGGATACAAAACTGTAATTCTACACCTTATACATCAGCTTTAGAATTTAGCCCTATGAAGGAAGACTACCCAAATTACATGTCTAAAGACCAAGAGAATTTTAGAGGGGTACATGCAATAGAATTATTAACGGATAGAAAAGGATATACCGTAGATAGCTTAATTCAATTAGCGCATGACCCATATTTACCAGCTTTCAAAGCGTTGATACCTGGTTTAGTGAAAACCTATTATTCTAATGACGACCAAAATCCGAAGTTAAGAGAACCAATTAAGATTCTCGAAGATTGGGATTATACCACTGGCGAAGATCAAGTAGCTATGACTTTGGCACATTTTTATGGTACAGCTATGGGTAAAAGAGCAAAACACCCAGAAAATATCAGTGATATGGAACGCATGACCTATTTCGGTACCCATACAGAAGAATCGTTGAAAATTTTTGAAGAAGTAATAGATCAATTAACAGCTGATTTTGTTACTTGGAACATACCTTGGGGAGAGGTCAATAGATATCAAAGAATTACGGGGGATATCATTCAAAAATTCGATGATTCTAAGCCTAGCATCCCAATTGGTTTTGCTTCAGGAAGGTGGGGAGCTTTGGCTGCATATGGAGCACGTTATACAACAGAAGGGGCAAAAAAAATATATGGTACAAGAGGTAATAGTTTTGTGGCAGTCGTAGAATTTGGTGATAGCGTAAAAGCTAAAAGTATGTTAGCTGGCGGGCAAAGTGGAGATCCATCTTCTCCACATTTTGATGATCAAATTATTAGATATAAAAATGTAGATTGGAAAGAAGTACCTTATTACCGCGAAGATGTTTTGAAAAGAGCGGAGGAGACCTATGTTCCGGGTAAGAGGTAA
- a CDS encoding RidA family protein: protein MKPSERIKELGLILPTAPPPAGLYKPVLVVDHFLYISGQGPMQNDGSLIVGRAGHDMTMEEAKVAARQVALTMLSTIQTHFGDIDKIKRIIKTLGMVNSTPDFGQQPLVINGFSELMADIFGPDNGVGVRSAVGMILPGGIPVEIEAHFELHH from the coding sequence ATGAAGCCATCTGAAAGAATCAAGGAACTGGGATTGATTTTACCCACTGCTCCACCTCCTGCAGGTTTATACAAACCTGTTTTAGTCGTTGACCATTTTCTATATATTTCTGGTCAGGGTCCTATGCAAAATGACGGTTCATTGATTGTCGGCAGAGCCGGTCATGATATGACTATGGAAGAGGCTAAAGTTGCTGCAAGACAAGTTGCATTGACCATGCTTTCTACAATACAAACTCATTTTGGCGATATTGATAAAATTAAAAGAATTATAAAAACCTTAGGGATGGTGAATTCTACTCCCGATTTTGGTCAACAACCTTTGGTCATCAATGGTTTCAGTGAACTCATGGCAGATATTTTTGGACCTGATAATGGTGTTGGTGTTCGTAGTGCCGTTGGTATGATTTTACCCGGCGGAATTCCTGTTGAAATTGAAGCTCATTTTGAACTACATCATTAA
- a CDS encoding gluconate:H+ symporter: protein MPLFIVILGILLLFILIAKFKLNAFITFIIVSLFVGIAEGMEPISVVDSIQKGIGNILGFLVIILGLGAMLGKLVADSGAAQKITTQLVDKFGKKNIQWAVVLTGFIVGIPMFYSVGFVILVPLVFTIAAATGLPLLYVGLPMLASLSVTHGYLPPHPAPTALASMFNADIGKTLLYGIIVAIPAIIVAGPLLSRTLKGINATPLKEFLNPVVLKEDEMPSMGNSIISALLPVILIAVAALAQLLLPADFFLTKILVFMGNPAIAMLIAVLVAIYTLGLGQGKSMKEVMDSVGSAITGITMVLLIIAGSGALKQVLIDSGVSEYIGGILEQSSISPLILAWLIATIIRVCVGSATVAGLTAAGIVLPLVQGTGVSPELMVLAIGSGSLMLSHVNDSGFWLFKEYFNLSVKDTLKSWTVMETTVGVMGLIGVLVINTFI, encoded by the coding sequence ATGCCTTTATTCATTGTTATTCTAGGAATTCTTCTCCTATTTATTCTCATTGCCAAATTTAAACTCAATGCTTTTATCACCTTTATCATCGTATCTTTATTCGTTGGTATTGCTGAAGGTATGGAACCCATTAGCGTGGTGGACTCCATTCAGAAAGGCATCGGTAATATTTTAGGATTTCTTGTTATCATTTTAGGTCTCGGTGCTATGCTAGGCAAATTGGTTGCAGATAGTGGCGCCGCACAAAAAATCACCACTCAATTAGTAGATAAATTCGGAAAAAAGAATATTCAATGGGCTGTAGTATTGACAGGTTTCATTGTGGGTATACCCATGTTTTACTCCGTAGGTTTTGTCATTTTAGTCCCTCTAGTTTTCACTATCGCCGCTGCAACTGGCCTACCCCTTTTATATGTAGGCTTACCAATGCTGGCCTCCTTATCGGTAACACATGGTTATTTACCTCCGCACCCGGCACCAACAGCACTTGCATCTATGTTTAACGCTGATATTGGAAAAACACTGTTATACGGAATCATCGTTGCCATACCCGCAATAATCGTTGCCGGACCATTACTTTCAAGAACCTTAAAAGGTATTAACGCAACACCGCTTAAAGAATTTCTAAACCCTGTAGTTTTAAAAGAAGATGAAATGCCAAGTATGGGGAATAGCATTATAAGTGCACTTTTGCCTGTTATTCTAATTGCAGTTGCTGCATTGGCACAACTTTTACTCCCTGCGGATTTCTTTCTTACCAAGATTTTAGTTTTTATGGGCAACCCAGCTATTGCAATGCTTATTGCCGTTTTAGTTGCTATCTACACTTTAGGTTTAGGTCAAGGAAAAAGTATGAAAGAGGTCATGGACTCTGTTGGTAGTGCAATTACAGGTATAACCATGGTACTTCTTATTATTGCTGGCTCTGGCGCATTAAAACAGGTATTAATAGATAGTGGTGTAAGCGAATATATTGGCGGTATTTTAGAACAATCTTCTATTTCACCTTTAATATTAGCTTGGTTGATCGCTACAATAATTCGAGTCTGTGTAGGTTCGGCAACAGTCGCAGGTTTAACCGCTGCCGGTATTGTTCTGCCTCTTGTTCAAGGCACGGGTGTTAGTCCTGAATTGATGGTCTTGGCAATTGGATCAGGTAGTTTAATGTTATCTCATGTTAACGATAGCGGATTCTGGTTATTTAAAGAGTACTTTAATCTATCGGTTAAAGACACTTTAAAAAGTTGGACCGTCATGGAAACAACTGTTGGCGTTATGGGATTGATAGGTGTTCTTGTAATCAATACTTTTATATAA
- a CDS encoding TPM domain-containing protein, translating to MLKKIIFLFLLVTFYANAQEQYYDLRDFVTDSAGVFTSSQVVELNQRLVDFEKSTTNQLVIVTIEELGFNTIETYANGLFNQNGIGQKGKDNGLLILFSKNDREVRIEVGYGLEPYITDAVASRIIRNTMIPNFKEEAYFTGINEASNQLIEFLNNPEALDEFKLEIAEEDSKEKLYTNIFLGIFFSIFTGVGSFFFLKSYVNVIEVFRGVFMGKLGVLPGVFMLLAGSFSSVFGLVFAIVPLIIGYSIYMSHSQAAAFIFDEPSLLLWLLLPFFGIAAIIAFIKLKISGKEDLSISWIKNDKSYYRKTFSSSGTHSFSSGSSSSSGGGSFSGGGGSSGGGGSSGSW from the coding sequence ATGCTTAAAAAAATCATTTTTCTTTTTTTATTAGTTACGTTTTATGCGAATGCACAAGAGCAGTACTATGATTTGCGTGATTTTGTAACGGATAGTGCGGGTGTTTTTACTTCAAGTCAAGTTGTAGAATTAAATCAGCGGTTAGTTGATTTTGAAAAAAGCACAACTAATCAATTGGTCATTGTTACTATAGAAGAATTAGGTTTTAATACGATTGAAACGTATGCAAATGGTCTGTTCAACCAAAATGGTATTGGTCAAAAAGGAAAAGATAATGGGTTGCTGATTTTATTTTCTAAAAATGATAGGGAAGTAAGAATTGAAGTAGGCTATGGCTTAGAACCCTATATTACAGACGCCGTTGCGTCAAGAATTATTAGAAATACGATGATTCCTAATTTTAAAGAAGAGGCGTATTTTACGGGTATTAATGAGGCTAGTAATCAACTCATAGAATTTCTTAATAATCCAGAAGCACTTGACGAGTTTAAACTAGAGATTGCAGAAGAAGATTCTAAAGAGAAGTTATATACGAATATATTTCTTGGTATATTTTTCTCCATATTTACTGGGGTTGGTAGCTTTTTCTTTCTTAAAAGCTATGTCAATGTTATTGAGGTTTTTAGAGGGGTGTTCATGGGTAAATTAGGGGTGTTGCCTGGGGTGTTTATGCTTTTGGCAGGATCCTTTTCAAGTGTTTTCGGTTTGGTGTTTGCAATTGTTCCTCTAATTATAGGCTACAGTATTTATATGTCCCATTCCCAGGCTGCAGCTTTTATTTTTGATGAACCCAGTCTTTTACTGTGGTTACTTCTTCCTTTTTTCGGTATTGCCGCAATAATAGCATTTATAAAACTTAAGATTTCTGGTAAAGAAGATTTGAGCATTTCTTGGATCAAAAATGATAAATCTTATTACAGAAAAACATTCTCGTCTTCAGGTACACATTCTTTCAGTTCGGGCAGTAGTTCATCAAGCGGTGGTGGCTCTTTTTCAGGTGGCGGAGGAAGTTCTGGCGGTGGTGGATCAAGCGGAAGTTGGTAA
- a CDS encoding metallophosphoesterase, with the protein MSSDSRLTRAYKNAKVIPFDDASKFILFSDCHRGDNSFADDFANNRNIYYHALQFYHSQGFDYCELGDGDELWENIHFESIFEAHKNVFKLLKQFHLEQRLHMIWGNHDMVYKDEAYVKKHLSSYFEPIDDKDKSLFEGIKYHEALILKHKETQQEVFLTHGHQADWWNYRFWRVGRFLVRILWKPLQVWGIADPTSPARNYTELIKVERRTKKWILKNNLKITVVGHTHRPRFPEPGDIPLFNDGSCVHPRSITGIEIEKGCISLIKWQINTTDDGTLRVVRILLEGPQKLEDYIE; encoded by the coding sequence ATGTCATCGGATAGTAGACTTACTAGAGCTTACAAAAACGCTAAAGTTATTCCGTTTGATGACGCTTCTAAATTCATACTTTTCAGCGATTGCCACAGGGGAGACAACAGTTTTGCCGATGATTTCGCTAACAATAGAAACATCTATTATCATGCTTTACAATTCTACCACTCACAAGGATTTGACTACTGTGAACTTGGTGATGGCGACGAACTCTGGGAGAACATACATTTCGAGTCTATTTTTGAGGCCCATAAAAATGTATTCAAGCTTTTAAAGCAATTTCATTTAGAGCAAAGATTGCACATGATTTGGGGAAATCATGATATGGTCTACAAAGATGAAGCCTATGTCAAGAAACATCTATCGAGCTATTTTGAGCCTATAGACGACAAAGACAAATCTCTTTTTGAAGGTATCAAATACCATGAAGCTCTTATTTTAAAACATAAAGAAACGCAACAAGAAGTTTTCCTTACCCACGGTCACCAGGCAGATTGGTGGAATTATAGGTTTTGGCGTGTAGGTAGATTTTTAGTAAGAATTCTATGGAAACCGCTACAAGTTTGGGGCATTGCCGATCCAACATCGCCTGCCCGAAACTATACGGAACTCATAAAAGTAGAGCGCCGCACAAAAAAGTGGATTCTAAAAAACAACTTAAAAATTACCGTTGTAGGCCACACTCATAGACCACGCTTTCCTGAGCCTGGTGATATTCCTCTTTTTAATGATGGTAGCTGTGTTCACCCAAGAAGCATTACCGGTATTGAAATTGAAAAAGGATGTATTTCATTAATAAAGTGGCAAATAAACACTACTGATGATGGCACCTTGAGAGTGGTTCGTATTTTATTAGAAGGACCACAGAAGTTGGAAGATTATATAGAATAA
- the aqpZ gene encoding aquaporin Z: MKKFIAEFIGTLWLVLGGCGSAVLAAGFPEMGIGFVGVSLAFGLTVVTMAYAIGHISGCHLNPAVTIGVWIGGRFEGKDVFSYIIAQVMGGIAGAAILFLIASGKSDFVLGGFASNGYGEHSPGGYGMTSALIIEVVMTFIFLFVILGSTYTKAPRGFAGLAIGLCLTLIHLISIPVTNTSVNPARSTSQALFVGDWALDQLWLFWLAPIVGAILAGLVYKAISPEMTDKL; encoded by the coding sequence ATGAAAAAATTTATTGCAGAATTTATCGGCACATTATGGTTAGTATTAGGTGGTTGCGGTAGTGCCGTACTCGCCGCAGGTTTTCCAGAAATGGGTATTGGCTTTGTTGGCGTTTCTTTGGCCTTTGGTTTAACCGTCGTTACTATGGCTTATGCCATAGGTCATATTTCCGGCTGCCATTTAAATCCTGCCGTAACCATTGGTGTTTGGATTGGCGGACGCTTTGAAGGTAAAGACGTATTTTCATATATCATTGCACAAGTAATGGGCGGAATTGCAGGTGCAGCCATACTCTTTCTCATAGCTTCAGGAAAATCAGATTTTGTTTTAGGCGGCTTTGCTTCTAACGGTTATGGTGAGCATTCACCAGGCGGATACGGTATGACTTCTGCGTTAATTATTGAGGTAGTAATGACCTTCATTTTCTTATTTGTTATTTTAGGTTCTACCTACACAAAAGCACCAAGAGGATTTGCAGGCTTGGCAATCGGACTTTGTCTTACCTTAATACATTTGATCAGTATTCCCGTAACCAATACATCAGTAAACCCTGCACGTAGTACAAGCCAAGCTCTTTTTGTTGGAGATTGGGCTTTAGATCAACTTTGGTTATTCTGGCTAGCACCGATCGTAGGAGCAATTTTAGCTGGATTAGTTTACAAAGCTATTTCACCGGAAATGACAGATAAATTATAG
- a CDS encoding dipeptidase: protein MFIVDAHLDLSMNAMDWNRDLTWSIEEIRKSEQGLTDKPGRGNNTVSLEAMRKGKVGLCMATQIARYVHKDNALPGWKSPQQAWAHTQGQLAWYKSMEDTGEMIQITNKTQLDAHLALWQTDKEKKPIGYLLSLEGADSIVDISYLQKAYDSGLRAIGPAHYGPGTYAHGTNSVGGIGTKGRELLKEIERLGIILDVTHLCDLSFWETMVNYDGPLWASHNNCRALVNHHRQFTDEQLKEIIARQGVIGVVLDAWMMTPTWERGVSTPQTANVSLQQILDNIDHICQLAGNANHVGIGSDLDGGFGKEQGPADVDTIADLQKMTGLLENRGYAQSDIEKIMNGNFIDFLRRNLK from the coding sequence ATGTTTATAGTCGATGCCCACTTAGACCTTTCTATGAATGCCATGGACTGGAATCGCGATCTTACTTGGTCTATTGAAGAAATAAGAAAAAGTGAACAAGGTTTAACCGACAAACCTGGTCGTGGCAATAATACCGTTTCTTTAGAAGCGATGAGAAAAGGGAAAGTCGGACTCTGTATGGCGACACAAATTGCTCGTTATGTACATAAAGACAATGCCCTACCAGGTTGGAAATCGCCCCAACAAGCATGGGCACATACGCAAGGGCAATTAGCGTGGTACAAAAGCATGGAAGATACTGGTGAAATGATTCAGATTACCAACAAAACCCAACTTGATGCTCATTTAGCTCTTTGGCAAACGGACAAAGAAAAGAAGCCTATTGGTTACTTACTTAGTCTTGAAGGTGCAGATTCTATCGTAGATATTTCATACCTACAAAAAGCGTATGATTCAGGCTTAAGAGCTATTGGTCCGGCACATTATGGTCCGGGTACTTATGCTCACGGCACAAATTCAGTAGGCGGAATCGGAACTAAAGGAAGAGAACTTCTTAAAGAAATTGAACGACTAGGTATTATACTAGATGTTACCCATTTATGCGATCTTAGTTTTTGGGAAACTATGGTAAATTATGACGGACCACTTTGGGCTAGCCATAATAATTGCAGGGCATTAGTTAATCATCACAGACAATTTACCGATGAGCAATTAAAGGAAATTATTGCTAGACAAGGTGTTATTGGCGTTGTTCTAGATGCTTGGATGATGACACCAACTTGGGAAAGAGGTGTTTCTACTCCGCAAACTGCAAACGTAAGTCTACAGCAGATACTAGATAATATAGATCATATTTGCCAATTAGCGGGTAATGCGAATCATGTGGGTATAGGCTCTGACCTTGATGGCGGCTTTGGAAAAGAACAAGGTCCAGCAGATGTGGATACTATTGCTGATTTACAGAAAATGACCGGACTGTTAGAAAATCGAGGTTATGCGCAATCGGATATTGAAAAAATTATGAACGGTAATTTCATTGACTTTTTAAGACGAAATTTAAAATAG
- a CDS encoding D-TA family PLP-dependent enzyme, which translates to MANKNWYSIDETAGVISPSLLVYPDRVQQNIDLMISMIGDVNRLRPHVKTYKNANIINMQMAKGIQKFKCATIAEAELLGDCNAVDVLLAMQPVGANAQRFIELIKEYPKTKFSTLVDNSKTLKILSELAKSHHIKIPLWIDINNGMNRTGIIPDQDALELYTQLHENEFLIAEGLHVYDGHLRNSNPVIREQECNTAFKAVIDLKKSIEDKNIPSPKIVAGGSPTFPFHCKRQDVDASPGTTLLWDSGYGNQFPEMGFLPAAVLFTRIISKPTTGILCFDLGHKSVAPEMPFPRIEFLDLKHSKQISQSEEHLVVEYDDLTIPEVGDVHYAIPKHICPTVAKYDTLTIIKENTVIDYWPVTARTQKSTI; encoded by the coding sequence ATGGCAAACAAAAATTGGTATTCTATAGACGAAACAGCCGGAGTTATTTCTCCTTCTTTATTGGTTTATCCAGATAGAGTTCAGCAAAATATCGACCTAATGATTTCTATGATTGGTGATGTAAATCGGCTACGTCCGCATGTAAAAACTTATAAAAATGCCAATATCATCAACATGCAAATGGCAAAGGGAATACAAAAATTCAAATGCGCTACTATTGCTGAAGCTGAACTACTTGGCGACTGTAATGCTGTTGACGTATTATTAGCCATGCAACCCGTTGGTGCTAATGCACAGCGTTTTATTGAATTAATCAAAGAATACCCGAAAACAAAATTTTCTACCCTTGTAGATAATTCTAAAACACTTAAAATTCTTAGTGAACTTGCAAAATCTCATCACATTAAAATTCCGCTTTGGATAGATATTAATAATGGTATGAATAGAACGGGAATCATTCCTGACCAAGATGCTTTAGAATTGTACACTCAATTACATGAAAATGAATTTTTAATTGCTGAAGGTTTACATGTTTATGACGGTCATCTTCGTAATTCAAATCCCGTAATACGAGAGCAAGAATGTAATACAGCTTTCAAAGCAGTAATCGACTTAAAGAAAAGTATTGAAGATAAAAACATACCTAGCCCAAAAATTGTAGCTGGCGGTTCGCCAACGTTTCCTTTTCACTGTAAACGCCAAGATGTTGATGCCAGCCCCGGAACAACACTTCTTTGGGATTCTGGTTACGGAAACCAATTTCCGGAAATGGGCTTTTTGCCAGCTGCAGTATTGTTTACAAGAATAATTAGTAAACCAACTACTGGTATTCTATGTTTTGATCTTGGTCATAAATCGGTTGCTCCTGAAATGCCTTTTCCACGAATAGAATTTTTAGACTTAAAACACAGTAAACAAATAAGTCAGTCAGAAGAGCATTTGGTAGTCGAATATGACGACCTAACAATACCTGAAGTAGGTGATGTTCACTATGCCATTCCCAAACATATTTGCCCTACTGTGGCGAAATACGACACCTTAACGATTATAAAAGAAAATACCGTTATCGATTACTGGCCCGTAACTGCCAGAACTCAAAAATCTACTATTTAA
- a CDS encoding Pycsar system effector family protein — protein sequence MSNILEKTQHFAVELLTNQLDKKFLYHNLRHTQRVVKSTKQILDSCSLPDEDKEIMVLVAWLHDTGYTKGTKDHEENGCKIAQEFLEKEGYSQEKIDKVKTCIRATKWNAKPASLMDEIIRDADSSHFAQSSYLETSDLLREELKLLGLKNYTQKEWLETNIQVFRTDHQYYTDYAKENWLEKKDKNLRKLVKDKKSEKKLAKKEKLKAQFKSESPDRGIQTLYRVTLKNHITLSDIADTKANILLSVNAIIISLALSNLIPKLDNPSNDYLIYPTVIFVFFSVVSMVLAVLATRPNVTSGEFTKEDVANKNVNLLFFGNFHKMALSEYEWAIQEMLKDKDYIYNSLTKDLYFLGIVLNRKYSLLRWTYTIFMIGMILSVIAFAVSFKFFGPDRKIELLSQVLFF from the coding sequence ATGTCCAACATCTTAGAAAAGACACAACATTTTGCAGTAGAATTACTTACCAATCAATTGGATAAGAAGTTCCTATACCACAATCTAAGACATACTCAACGTGTTGTCAAAAGTACTAAACAAATATTGGATTCATGTTCCCTACCTGATGAAGATAAAGAGATAATGGTTCTGGTTGCTTGGTTACATGATACCGGTTATACCAAGGGCACAAAAGATCACGAAGAAAATGGTTGTAAAATTGCCCAAGAATTTCTTGAAAAAGAAGGATATAGTCAAGAAAAAATTGACAAAGTAAAAACTTGTATTAGAGCCACCAAATGGAATGCAAAACCTGCAAGTTTGATGGATGAAATTATTCGCGATGCAGATTCTTCCCATTTTGCCCAGAGTAGTTATTTAGAAACCTCTGATCTATTGCGCGAAGAACTAAAATTACTAGGGTTAAAAAATTACACACAAAAAGAGTGGTTAGAAACTAATATTCAAGTTTTTAGAACGGATCACCAATATTATACCGATTACGCCAAAGAGAACTGGCTTGAAAAAAAGGACAAAAATTTAAGAAAACTGGTCAAAGACAAAAAGTCTGAAAAGAAACTTGCCAAAAAAGAAAAACTTAAAGCTCAATTTAAAAGCGAAAGTCCGGATCGTGGTATACAGACCCTATATCGTGTTACCTTAAAAAATCATATTACCCTTAGTGATATTGCAGATACAAAAGCCAACATTTTGCTTTCTGTAAATGCCATTATCATATCTTTAGCGCTATCTAACCTTATACCAAAACTAGATAATCCATCTAATGATTACCTTATTTACCCAACCGTAATATTTGTATTCTTTAGTGTAGTTTCTATGGTTTTAGCTGTATTGGCGACCAGACCAAATGTTACTAGCGGTGAATTCACCAAAGAAGATGTAGCCAATAAAAATGTTAACCTTTTGTTTTTTGGAAATTTTCACAAAATGGCATTAAGTGAGTATGAATGGGCTATTCAAGAGATGCTAAAGGATAAAGATTACATCTACAACTCTCTAACCAAAGACCTATATTTTCTTGGAATTGTGCTGAACAGAAAGTATTCTCTTCTACGTTGGACCTATACCATTTTCATGATCGGTATGATTCTTTCGGTAATAGCATTTGCTGTTTCCTTTAAATTCTTTGGTCCGGATCGTAAAATAGAGTTATTGAGCCAGGTACTATTCTTTTAA